The following coding sequences are from one Streptomyces sp. NBC_00536 window:
- a CDS encoding transglutaminase-like domain-containing protein has translation MELIQEHPGLPPYLAADEVIDHGHPLVQETAADLWADTGDAYSYAEAAFAFVRDTIPHSNDADDLRVTWRASDVLSLRTGICYAKSHALAALLRARDIPAGLCYQLLGDEADGSGAVVHGLIALRLPGRAGWSRLDPRGNKPGVDARFSLDTERLAFPVRTELGETDYPTLYAAPPAPVLHALRTAPDRKALWDLLPKGL, from the coding sequence ATGGAACTGATTCAGGAACATCCGGGCCTCCCGCCCTATCTGGCGGCCGATGAGGTCATTGACCATGGCCACCCGCTCGTCCAGGAGACCGCCGCCGACCTCTGGGCCGACACCGGCGACGCATATTCATACGCCGAGGCCGCCTTCGCGTTCGTCCGCGACACCATCCCGCACTCGAACGACGCCGACGACCTCCGCGTCACCTGGCGGGCCTCCGACGTCCTGAGCCTGCGCACCGGCATCTGCTACGCCAAGTCCCACGCCCTGGCCGCCCTGCTGCGCGCCCGGGACATCCCGGCCGGGCTCTGCTACCAGCTCCTCGGCGACGAAGCCGACGGCTCCGGCGCGGTCGTCCACGGCCTGATCGCCCTGCGGCTGCCCGGCCGCGCCGGCTGGTCCCGGCTCGACCCGCGCGGCAACAAGCCGGGCGTGGACGCCCGGTTCTCGCTGGACACCGAGCGCCTCGCCTTCCCCGTCCGCACGGAGCTGGGCGAGACCGACTACCCCACCCTGTACGCTGCCCCGCCCGCGCCCGTGCTGCACGCCCTGCGCACCGCCCCGGACCGCAAGGCCCTCTGGGACCTGCTCCCGAAGGGGCTGTAG
- a CDS encoding threonine aldolase family protein, translated as MRTDARRHHDPAVRGFASDNYAGAHPEVLAAIALANGGHQVAYGDDEYTEHLQKIMRSHFGPYAEAYPVFNGTGANVTALQALTDRWGAVVCAETAHINVDEGGAPERMAGLKLLTVATPDGKLTPELIDRQAWGWEDEHRAMPQVVSITQNTELGTVYTPDEIRAICEHAHARGMKVHLDGARISNAAASLDVPMRAFTNAVGVDVLSYGGTKNGMLFGEAIVVLNPDAVRQMKHIRKMSMQLASKMRFVSVQLEALLAKDLWLRNARHSNAMAQRLAAGVRELDGVEILYPVQANAVFARLPHEVSRRLQKRFRFYFWDEAAGDVRWMCGFDTQEDDVDAFLQALKEELAR; from the coding sequence CTGAGGACCGATGCCCGCAGGCACCACGACCCGGCGGTGCGCGGCTTCGCGAGCGACAACTACGCGGGAGCGCATCCCGAGGTCCTGGCCGCGATAGCCCTCGCCAACGGCGGCCACCAGGTGGCCTACGGCGACGACGAGTACACCGAACACCTGCAGAAGATCATGCGCAGCCACTTCGGCCCCTACGCCGAGGCCTACCCGGTCTTCAACGGCACCGGCGCCAACGTGACCGCGCTGCAGGCCCTGACCGACCGCTGGGGCGCGGTGGTGTGTGCCGAGACGGCCCACATCAACGTCGACGAGGGCGGCGCCCCCGAGCGGATGGCCGGCCTCAAGCTGCTCACCGTGGCGACGCCGGACGGCAAGCTCACGCCCGAGCTGATCGACCGGCAGGCCTGGGGCTGGGAGGACGAGCACCGGGCGATGCCGCAGGTCGTGTCGATCACCCAGAACACCGAACTGGGCACGGTCTACACCCCGGACGAGATCCGGGCCATCTGCGAGCACGCGCACGCGCGGGGCATGAAGGTCCACCTGGACGGTGCCCGGATATCCAACGCGGCGGCGTCGCTGGACGTACCGATGCGTGCGTTCACCAACGCGGTCGGCGTGGACGTGCTCTCGTACGGCGGCACGAAGAACGGCATGCTCTTCGGCGAGGCCATCGTGGTCCTCAACCCGGACGCCGTCCGGCAGATGAAGCACATCCGCAAGATGTCGATGCAGCTGGCGTCCAAGATGCGGTTCGTCTCGGTGCAGCTCGAAGCGCTGCTCGCGAAGGACCTGTGGCTGCGCAACGCCCGGCACTCCAACGCGATGGCGCAGCGGCTGGCCGCGGGCGTGCGGGAGCTGGACGGGGTGGAGATCCTCTACCCGGTGCAGGCCAACGCGGTGTTCGCGCGGCTGCCGCACGAGGTCTCGCGCCGTCTGCAGAAGCGTTTCCGCTTCTACTTCTGGGACGAGGCGGCGGGCGACGTGCGCTGGATGTGCGGCTTCGACACCCAGGAGGACGACGTGGACGCCTTCCTCCAGGCGCTGAAGGAAGAGCTGGCCCGCTAG
- a CDS encoding SDR family oxidoreductase: MNGSGNGNGKLSGAVVAVAGAGGPAGRAALIRLAEAGATVIAADADPARLAEAVDAARYAHGGATVTGDTVDLLDLDATKEWAARTEKEFGSVDGVVHLVGGWRGSKTFTDTDLADWDFLEKLLIRTVQHTSLAFHDALLRSGRGRYVLVSQSGAHKPVANNAAYNAGKAAAEAWTLALADSFRKAGGDDGPGAAAAILVIKALVHDAMRAERPTAKFAGFTDVKELAEAITGVWERPATEVNGQRLWLTPQP, translated from the coding sequence ATGAACGGCTCCGGGAACGGAAACGGGAAGCTCAGCGGAGCGGTCGTGGCAGTGGCCGGGGCGGGCGGGCCCGCGGGCCGCGCCGCCCTGATCCGCCTGGCCGAGGCGGGTGCCACGGTGATAGCGGCCGACGCGGACCCGGCACGCCTCGCGGAGGCGGTGGACGCGGCCCGCTACGCCCACGGCGGGGCCACCGTCACCGGTGACACCGTCGACCTGCTCGACCTGGACGCCACCAAGGAGTGGGCGGCCAGGACCGAGAAGGAGTTCGGCTCGGTCGACGGCGTGGTGCACCTCGTCGGCGGCTGGCGCGGCAGCAAGACCTTCACGGACACGGACCTCGCGGACTGGGACTTCCTGGAGAAGCTCCTCATCCGCACCGTCCAGCACACCTCGCTCGCCTTCCACGACGCCCTGCTGCGCAGCGGCCGCGGCCGCTACGTCCTGGTGAGCCAGTCCGGCGCGCACAAGCCGGTGGCCAACAACGCCGCGTACAACGCGGGCAAGGCCGCGGCCGAAGCCTGGACCCTGGCCCTCGCCGACTCCTTCCGCAAGGCGGGCGGCGATGACGGCCCGGGCGCGGCGGCTGCGATCCTGGTCATCAAGGCACTGGTGCACGACGCGATGCGCGCCGAGCGACCCACTGCGAAATTCGCGGGCTTCACCGACGTCAAGGAGCTGGCCGAGGCCATCACCGGCGTCTGGGAGCGGCCCGCCACTGAAGTGAACGGACAGCGTCTGTGGCTGACCCCGCAACCCTGA
- a CDS encoding DUF6421 family protein, protein MTETLVPGPVGAVITAGTRVVDHPAWPQLKAAVEEIRPWQAKDGSIDFEVAGAPTPFEAEAVVERMTAAVQELSPLLPHALDYHRALVADLRKWVADGFKVPDFLDSLLAFRPAAERADGLQHLVVFPMYTQNGNPDRNFEAVALKMVWPEWLAELERTRYDNPLFLGITFEDFTAGYDTHSAVLFPETIAVREAPERFTWGGIFCDREAARFRKVTEAAVDILGITLPADIAAMVTDQERCEKAFVLWDMVHDRTHSHGDLPFDPFMIKQRQPFWMYGLEELRCDLTAFKEAVKLESEGNEHGRDVQYAVLFDRMFRFPVSGDRTRNYDGLGGQLLFAYLHKHDVVRWTDNKLKIDWMRAPQVTNQLCADIEELYRAGIDRPKLVHWFKAYELVATYLAPHPGSRWAKGPDALDLTQPPRKLVDDVLADEFPLSMFYEALAKKLKGVIASTKGITALNAGDRQQEERVAA, encoded by the coding sequence ATGACGGAAACTCTTGTGCCGGGACCGGTCGGTGCCGTGATAACCGCCGGAACGCGGGTGGTGGACCACCCGGCGTGGCCCCAGCTCAAGGCCGCCGTGGAGGAGATCCGCCCCTGGCAGGCCAAGGACGGTTCGATCGACTTCGAGGTCGCGGGCGCGCCCACGCCCTTCGAGGCCGAGGCCGTCGTCGAGCGGATGACCGCCGCGGTGCAGGAGCTGTCGCCGCTGCTGCCGCACGCCCTCGACTACCACCGCGCCCTCGTCGCGGACCTGCGCAAATGGGTCGCGGACGGCTTCAAGGTGCCGGACTTCCTCGACTCGCTGCTCGCCTTCCGCCCGGCCGCCGAGCGCGCCGACGGACTGCAGCACCTCGTGGTGTTCCCCATGTACACGCAGAACGGGAACCCCGACCGCAACTTCGAGGCCGTCGCGCTCAAGATGGTGTGGCCCGAGTGGCTCGCCGAGCTGGAGCGCACCCGGTACGACAACCCGCTCTTCCTCGGCATCACCTTCGAGGACTTCACCGCGGGCTACGACACGCACTCCGCCGTGCTCTTCCCGGAGACCATCGCGGTCCGCGAGGCCCCCGAGCGCTTCACCTGGGGCGGCATCTTCTGCGACCGCGAGGCCGCGCGCTTCCGCAAGGTCACCGAGGCGGCCGTGGACATCCTCGGCATCACCCTGCCGGCCGACATCGCCGCCATGGTCACCGACCAGGAGCGCTGCGAGAAGGCCTTCGTCCTGTGGGACATGGTCCACGACCGCACCCACAGCCACGGCGACCTGCCGTTCGACCCCTTCATGATCAAGCAGCGCCAGCCGTTCTGGATGTACGGCCTGGAGGAGCTGCGCTGCGACCTCACCGCCTTCAAGGAGGCCGTGAAGCTGGAGTCCGAGGGCAACGAGCACGGCCGTGACGTGCAGTACGCCGTCCTCTTCGACCGGATGTTCCGCTTCCCCGTCTCCGGCGACCGCACCCGCAACTACGACGGCCTCGGCGGCCAGCTGCTGTTCGCGTACCTCCACAAGCACGACGTCGTGCGCTGGACGGACAACAAGCTGAAGATCGACTGGATGCGCGCCCCGCAGGTCACCAACCAGCTGTGCGCCGACATCGAGGAGCTCTACCGGGCGGGCATCGACCGCCCGAAGCTGGTGCACTGGTTCAAGGCCTACGAGCTGGTCGCGACCTACCTCGCCCCGCACCCGGGATCCCGCTGGGCCAAGGGCCCGGACGCCCTGGACCTGACACAGCCGCCGCGCAAGCTCGTGGACGACGTGCTCGCGGACGAGTTCCCCCTCAGCATGTTCTATGAGGCCCTCGCCAAGAAGCTCAAGGGCGTCATCGCCTCGACCAAGGGGATCACGGCGCTGAACGCCGGGGACCGTCAGCAGGAAGAGCGGGTCGCCGCGTGA
- a CDS encoding alpha/beta hydrolase has product MQPAQPPRPDRGPAPGPDRLAPGVRPFVDAMADAFPDVGGRVTDAAEARRILAAAPHSPFEPPAVGSVLDREIPGPAGAPALPVRVYRPDPRQWPGPRPTVVFCHGGGWVLCDLDTHDTTARELCRAAGAVVVSVDYRRAPEARFPAAVHDAHAALCWAGGHLAGLGGDPGALVIAGDSAGGNLAAAALLLARARGGPPVALQVLLYPALAAQEGDSVRRNAEGYFLTATHLRWFWEQYLGPAGDGADPLASPLRADLTGLPPAHVVTAGCDPLHDEGTAYVRALREAGTSAHEDHHPGMFHGFLALSGLLPEARRALDGVGEAIARTVSSGKNCGANGGDAG; this is encoded by the coding sequence ATGCAGCCCGCCCAGCCACCCCGCCCCGACCGCGGCCCCGCGCCCGGTCCCGACCGGCTCGCTCCGGGCGTACGCCCCTTCGTGGACGCGATGGCCGACGCCTTCCCCGATGTGGGCGGCCGGGTCACCGACGCCGCCGAGGCGCGCCGGATCCTGGCGGCGGCCCCGCACTCCCCGTTCGAGCCGCCCGCCGTCGGCTCCGTCCTGGACCGGGAGATACCCGGGCCCGCCGGGGCGCCCGCGCTGCCCGTACGCGTGTACCGCCCCGACCCGCGGCAGTGGCCCGGGCCCCGCCCGACCGTGGTGTTCTGCCACGGCGGCGGCTGGGTGCTGTGCGACCTCGACACCCACGACACCACCGCGCGGGAACTGTGCCGGGCCGCCGGCGCGGTCGTGGTCTCCGTGGACTACCGGCGGGCCCCCGAGGCCCGCTTCCCCGCCGCCGTCCACGACGCCCACGCCGCGCTGTGCTGGGCGGGCGGGCACCTGGCCGGCCTCGGCGGCGATCCCGGGGCGCTGGTGATCGCCGGGGACAGCGCCGGCGGCAACCTCGCCGCCGCCGCGCTGCTGCTGGCCCGGGCGCGCGGGGGACCGCCGGTCGCCCTCCAGGTGCTGCTCTACCCCGCGCTGGCCGCGCAGGAGGGCGACTCCGTGCGGCGCAACGCCGAGGGGTACTTCCTGACCGCCACCCACCTGCGCTGGTTCTGGGAGCAGTACCTCGGGCCCGCCGGGGACGGTGCGGATCCGCTGGCCTCGCCCCTGCGAGCGGATCTGACCGGGCTGCCGCCCGCCCATGTGGTGACCGCGGGCTGTGATCCGCTCCACGACGAGGGGACGGCGTACGTTCGCGCGCTCCGCGAGGCGGGCACGAGCGCCCACGAGGACCATCACCCGGGGATGTTCCACGGGTTCCTGGCGCTTTCCGGCCTGCTGCCCGAGGCCCGCCGTGCCCTGGACGGAGTAGGCGAAGCGATCGCGCGGACGGTGTCCAGCGGGAAGAATTGCGGCGCCAATGGGGGTGACGCAGGATAA